A genomic segment from uncultured Marinifilum sp. encodes:
- a CDS encoding sulfatase has translation MKNLLFNIAGLVFIAVLSSCQLELKEVKRPNILFAIADDASWKHFSAYGCKWIKTPAFDKVADQGILFTNAYTPNAKCAPSRSCILTGRNSWQLEEACNHAPYFPAKFKTYAEALGENGYWVGSVAKGWAPGVPGSINGKERELTGPKFDIHKTTPPTEYISDNDYARNFEEFLKVRPKDKPFCFWFGSKEPHRAYEFKAGIKKGGKKLAEINKVPEFWPDVDSIRTDMLDYAFEIEYFDSHLQKMLNKLEEIGELDNTIVVVTADNGMPFPRIKGQVYEYSNHLPLAIMWPKGIKKPGRVVDDFVNFIDFAPTFLDVADLTFKSAGMQATTGKSLNDIFSSEKSGKVTADRDFILVGKERHDVGRPDDQGYPVRGIVKGDFLYLRNFKPARWPQGNPETGYLNCDASPTKTYILDTRRKKDELKYWQLNFGKRVAEELYNIKKDPYCMNNLAKVKDFFVMKSRMLNEMKRRLMEQKDPRILGNGDIFDQYQYSGSAKDYYNRYIRGEKVKAGWINESDYDTDFKE, from the coding sequence ATGAAAAATTTACTTTTTAATATTGCAGGATTAGTTTTTATTGCTGTTTTAAGTTCTTGTCAATTAGAGCTGAAAGAAGTAAAAAGGCCAAATATATTATTTGCTATTGCCGATGATGCTTCATGGAAGCATTTTAGTGCTTATGGTTGCAAATGGATAAAAACACCTGCTTTCGATAAAGTAGCTGATCAGGGAATTTTGTTTACCAATGCATACACACCAAATGCAAAATGTGCACCATCGCGATCCTGCATTCTAACAGGACGAAATAGCTGGCAATTAGAAGAGGCATGTAATCATGCTCCTTATTTTCCTGCTAAATTTAAAACTTATGCCGAAGCTTTGGGCGAAAATGGTTATTGGGTTGGGAGTGTTGCAAAAGGTTGGGCGCCGGGAGTTCCTGGTTCAATTAATGGAAAAGAAAGAGAACTAACAGGGCCTAAGTTCGATATCCACAAAACAACACCTCCGACCGAGTATATTTCAGATAATGATTATGCAAGAAATTTTGAAGAGTTTCTGAAGGTAAGACCTAAAGACAAGCCATTCTGTTTTTGGTTCGGAAGTAAAGAGCCACACAGAGCTTATGAATTTAAGGCAGGAATAAAGAAAGGCGGCAAAAAGTTAGCCGAGATTAATAAAGTTCCTGAATTCTGGCCAGATGTTGACAGCATTCGTACCGATATGTTAGATTATGCATTCGAGATAGAATATTTCGATTCTCATTTGCAAAAAATGTTGAATAAGCTGGAAGAAATAGGAGAGTTGGATAATACAATTGTTGTTGTAACAGCTGATAATGGTATGCCTTTCCCAAGAATAAAAGGTCAGGTTTATGAATATTCCAACCATTTGCCATTAGCTATTATGTGGCCAAAAGGAATTAAAAAACCGGGTCGTGTAGTCGATGATTTTGTAAACTTTATTGATTTTGCTCCAACCTTTCTTGATGTAGCAGACTTAACATTCAAGAGTGCTGGAATGCAGGCTACTACAGGAAAAAGCTTGAATGATATTTTTAGCTCAGAAAAATCGGGAAAAGTAACTGCTGATAGAGATTTTATTTTAGTTGGCAAGGAAAGACATGATGTTGGTCGTCCTGATGATCAGGGATATCCGGTAAGAGGAATTGTAAAAGGAGATTTTTTATACCTGCGAAACTTTAAACCAGCACGCTGGCCACAGGGAAACCCTGAAACGGGATATTTAAACTGCGATGCTAGCCCTACTAAAACTTATATTTTGGATACTCGCAGAAAGAAAGACGAGCTAAAATATTGGCAGTTAAACTTTGGGAAAAGAGTTGCTGAAGAACTCTATAATATTAAAAAAGATCCTTATTGTATGAATAATTTGGCTAAGGTTAAGGATTTCTTTGTTATGAAGTCCAGAATGCTGAATGAAATGAAAAGGCGATTAATGGAACAAAAAGACCCTAGGATATTAGGTAATGGTGATATTTTCGATCAGTATCAATATTCTGGTTCCGCTAAAGATTATTACAATAGATATATAAGAGGAGAAAAAGTAAAAGCTGGTTGGATAAACGAAAGCGATTATGATACTGATTTTAAAGAATAG
- the galB gene encoding beta-galactosidase GalB — protein MKKYSLLLFICLLSGIINARDIVPFSSNWKFARFGQMPDGSIKEESKDIDEVNFDDSAWRELNLPHDWGIEGPFRAELPNRTGKLPWAGIGWYRKHFKSPESDKGKKVYIEFDGSMSGTELWLNGGYVGQWPYGYSSFQMDLTPYLKVGEENVIAVRLDNKANSSRWYPGGGIYRNVRLIKTNPVHIDHWGVFVTTPEVSGQKAKIQISTEIKGIAKDLRLKHEVYSQANNLVAETTALNGQKASLDLINPKLWDLDNPNLYRLKTTLLKGDDVVDTYTTSFGVRSIEYNAEGFFLNGKKVKMNGVCQHHDLGPLGTAVNVRAIERQIEILKEFGTNAIRTSHNPPAPEFLELCDKMGILVQVEAFDVWQKKKVDNDYARLFGAWHEKDLRSMVRRDRNHPCVVMWSTGNEMIELRSGNDAPMAVKLADIIKSEDDTRPTTFGCSRPEATTNGFEKTADVFGLNYKPHLYEAVRKANPNLPIYGSETASTISSRGEYFFPVSEDKKEGAGGYFQVSSYGFSAPKWAYCSDVEFEAQDKYPWVFGEFVWTGFDYIGEPTPYNKDKTNLLNFTDPKEKERMKEELKKLGNNIPPRSSYFGIVDLCGFPKDRYYLYQSKWRPELPMVHILPHWNWPERIGKITPVFAYTSGDEAELFLNGKSLGRKKKGKYEYRLRWNDVVYQPGELKIVAYKNGKKWATEKVRTTKQASKLNLEVDRSEINADGSDLSFVTVKVCDKNNLVVPRTHNSVKYTITGPGEIIAVGNGDATNHESFQATERKVFNGLALVVVRSVKGQKGEIKLTAKAEGLKLSETRIQAK, from the coding sequence ATGAAAAAATACAGTTTACTATTGTTCATTTGCCTGCTTTCAGGAATTATAAATGCCAGAGATATAGTACCGTTTAGTTCCAATTGGAAATTTGCGAGATTCGGACAGATGCCAGATGGAAGCATTAAAGAGGAATCAAAGGATATTGATGAAGTTAATTTTGATGATTCTGCATGGCGAGAATTAAATCTTCCTCACGATTGGGGGATTGAAGGACCTTTTAGAGCAGAATTACCTAATAGAACCGGGAAATTGCCTTGGGCAGGAATTGGATGGTACCGCAAGCACTTTAAATCGCCAGAATCCGATAAAGGAAAAAAAGTTTACATCGAATTCGATGGTTCCATGTCTGGAACAGAGCTTTGGTTAAACGGTGGATATGTTGGTCAATGGCCTTATGGATATTCTTCTTTTCAAATGGATTTAACTCCTTACTTAAAAGTGGGAGAAGAAAATGTAATTGCAGTAAGATTAGATAACAAAGCAAATTCATCTCGCTGGTATCCGGGCGGTGGAATTTATCGCAATGTTCGTTTGATAAAAACAAATCCTGTACATATAGATCATTGGGGAGTTTTTGTTACTACTCCTGAAGTTTCAGGGCAAAAAGCAAAAATTCAAATCAGTACAGAAATAAAAGGTATTGCAAAGGACTTGCGATTAAAACATGAAGTTTATTCTCAGGCAAATAATCTTGTTGCAGAAACAACTGCTTTAAATGGGCAGAAGGCAAGTTTAGACTTGATTAATCCGAAATTATGGGATTTAGATAATCCAAATCTTTACAGGCTTAAAACCACTCTGTTAAAGGGTGATGATGTTGTTGATACTTATACTACAAGCTTCGGAGTTAGATCAATAGAATACAATGCAGAAGGTTTCTTTTTAAATGGAAAGAAAGTAAAAATGAATGGTGTTTGTCAACATCACGATTTAGGCCCTTTGGGAACTGCAGTAAATGTTCGTGCCATTGAACGCCAAATTGAGATTTTAAAAGAGTTTGGAACAAATGCAATTCGAACTTCCCATAATCCACCAGCTCCAGAGTTTTTAGAGCTTTGCGATAAAATGGGGATTTTGGTACAAGTTGAGGCATTTGATGTTTGGCAGAAGAAAAAAGTAGATAACGATTATGCTCGTTTGTTTGGCGCTTGGCACGAAAAAGACTTACGTTCAATGGTTCGCCGAGATAGAAATCATCCTTGTGTAGTAATGTGGAGTACTGGTAATGAGATGATTGAATTGCGTTCGGGAAATGATGCACCAATGGCTGTAAAATTGGCAGATATAATTAAATCGGAAGATGATACAAGACCAACTACTTTTGGATGTAGCAGACCAGAGGCAACAACCAATGGATTTGAGAAAACAGCGGATGTTTTTGGTCTAAATTATAAACCTCACTTGTACGAAGCAGTAAGAAAAGCCAATCCAAATCTTCCAATTTATGGAAGCGAAACCGCATCAACAATAAGTAGTCGTGGCGAATATTTTTTTCCTGTTTCAGAGGATAAAAAGGAGGGTGCAGGAGGATATTTTCAAGTTAGCAGTTATGGCTTTTCCGCTCCTAAATGGGCTTATTGTTCCGATGTTGAATTCGAAGCACAAGATAAATATCCATGGGTGTTTGGCGAGTTTGTATGGACTGGTTTTGATTACATTGGAGAACCAACACCTTACAATAAGGATAAAACCAATTTGTTAAACTTCACAGATCCTAAGGAAAAGGAAAGAATGAAAGAGGAATTAAAGAAGTTAGGAAATAACATTCCTCCTCGTAGTTCCTATTTTGGTATTGTCGATTTGTGTGGATTTCCTAAAGACAGATATTATTTATACCAATCTAAATGGCGTCCCGAATTGCCAATGGTGCATATTTTACCGCATTGGAATTGGCCCGAACGAATTGGTAAGATAACTCCTGTATTTGCTTATACTTCTGGCGATGAGGCAGAATTATTCCTAAATGGAAAATCGCTTGGGCGAAAGAAAAAAGGGAAATACGAATACCGTTTGCGTTGGAACGATGTTGTTTATCAGCCAGGAGAATTGAAGATTGTTGCTTACAAAAATGGTAAGAAATGGGCCACAGAGAAAGTACGAACAACTAAACAGGCAAGTAAGCTAAATTTGGAAGTCGACCGATCAGAAATTAATGCTGATGGTTCTGATTTGTCTTTCGTTACGGTTAAAGTTTGTGACAAAAATAACTTGGTAGTGCCAAGAACGCACAACTCCGTGAAATATACAATAACAGGTCCGGGCGAAATTATAGCAGTTGGAAATGGTGATGCAACAAATCATGAATCATTTCAGGCTACCGAAAGAAAAGTATTTAATGGTTTGGCACTGGTTGTAGTTCGATCGGTAAAAGGACAAAAGGGAGAAATAAAATTAACTGCAAAAGCAGAAGGATTAAAGTTAAGCGAAACTAGAATTCAAGCTAAATAA
- a CDS encoding right-handed parallel beta-helix repeat-containing protein encodes MKIDYCMFRKFRRVGLVFFFLTISFVGNTKEIIEIKNSQKDMTPVIREVLENVTDKEVKLIFEKGKYLFNPDYATEKYCFITNHENGLKRIVFPFEGFKSVEIDGNGAEFIFHGRVLPFLFEKCSKVNVNNLSIDWDIPFTFQGEVIAVNQEEGWRDIKPFNKGFSWHLKKGKLIFPDIDGFSYSEVGSTLPFDPIEKRVAHGAYDTSSKPTWVEKRDGGILRFHEKLKYYPPVGSILNSKGKKDENRYAPAIHVKSSNNILCENVIVHHALGMGFLCERTENITLKKCGVYLPKNSDRVVSIIADATHFCNCKGHILVEDCRFENMLDDGTNVHGTYVVVDKIKDDFSLRVKLEHLQQLGFEFAGKGDEIWFIHAPSVQRADVNVVEEVHVVNDKYIDLKFANKLPEDLKIGAVLENKTWNPTFTMRGCTIRDHRARNIVLKTPLKTIIENNNLSSMMSSILFRGELYYWFESGAVEDVVIRNNYFEYCAYSGSEHAVLYVTPRFGKAFNQDELYDRNIRFENNTIKNFDNRIIWADRLEGLVVKGNTITKTNSAKSLYPNAPLFELKNCKNITIVDNVYNGDCKNSIVADEKTNKSLQVKSNKGF; translated from the coding sequence ATGAAAATTGATTATTGCATGTTTAGAAAATTTAGAAGAGTAGGATTGGTGTTTTTTTTCCTGACAATTTCGTTTGTAGGGAATACCAAAGAGATAATTGAGATTAAGAATTCCCAGAAGGATATGACTCCTGTAATAAGGGAAGTACTAGAGAATGTAACTGATAAGGAAGTTAAGCTAATATTTGAAAAAGGGAAGTATTTGTTTAATCCTGATTATGCTACTGAAAAATATTGCTTTATAACCAATCATGAAAATGGACTAAAAAGAATTGTATTTCCTTTCGAAGGATTTAAATCTGTTGAAATAGATGGGAATGGAGCAGAATTTATTTTTCATGGTCGGGTTTTGCCTTTTTTGTTCGAGAAATGCTCTAAAGTTAATGTGAATAATTTGAGTATTGACTGGGATATTCCATTTACTTTTCAAGGCGAAGTAATTGCTGTAAACCAAGAGGAAGGATGGAGAGATATTAAGCCTTTTAACAAAGGTTTTTCGTGGCATTTAAAAAAGGGAAAATTAATATTCCCAGATATTGATGGATTCTCATATAGCGAAGTAGGTAGTACCTTGCCTTTCGATCCTATCGAAAAAAGAGTTGCTCATGGTGCTTATGATACTTCCAGTAAACCAACATGGGTTGAAAAACGAGATGGTGGAATACTTCGTTTCCACGAAAAGCTAAAGTATTATCCACCTGTTGGATCAATCTTAAATTCGAAAGGGAAAAAAGATGAGAATAGATATGCACCAGCAATTCATGTAAAATCATCGAATAATATTTTGTGCGAAAATGTTATTGTACACCATGCTTTAGGAATGGGATTCTTATGTGAGAGAACCGAGAATATCACACTTAAAAAATGTGGGGTTTACTTACCTAAAAACTCCGATAGAGTTGTAAGTATTATTGCTGATGCTACCCATTTTTGCAATTGTAAAGGTCATATTTTAGTTGAGGATTGCCGATTCGAAAACATGCTGGATGACGGAACAAATGTTCACGGAACCTATGTGGTAGTAGATAAGATTAAGGATGATTTTTCGCTAAGAGTTAAATTAGAACACTTGCAGCAACTGGGTTTCGAATTTGCAGGTAAAGGCGATGAAATCTGGTTTATTCATGCTCCATCGGTACAAAGAGCAGATGTAAATGTAGTGGAAGAAGTGCATGTTGTAAATGATAAGTATATTGATTTGAAATTTGCAAACAAGCTGCCAGAGGATTTAAAAATTGGAGCTGTACTTGAAAACAAAACCTGGAATCCAACTTTTACCATGCGAGGATGTACCATACGCGATCACAGAGCCAGAAATATTGTTTTAAAAACTCCCCTAAAAACAATTATCGAAAATAACAATCTTTCTTCTATGATGTCATCTATACTATTTCGTGGAGAGCTGTACTACTGGTTCGAATCTGGAGCTGTTGAGGATGTTGTAATTAGAAATAATTATTTTGAATATTGTGCCTATAGCGGATCCGAACATGCAGTTTTATATGTAACCCCACGCTTTGGTAAAGCATTTAATCAGGATGAATTGTACGATAGGAATATTCGTTTCGAAAACAATACAATAAAAAATTTCGACAATAGAATTATCTGGGCCGACAGATTGGAAGGACTTGTTGTAAAGGGCAATACAATCACTAAAACAAATTCGGCAAAGTCACTATATCCTAATGCTCCTCTATTTGAATTGAAAAATTGCAAAAATATTACAATTGTTGATAATGTTTACAATGGAGATTGCAAGAATTCTATCGTTGCAGATGAGAAAACAAATAAATCCCTGCAAGTAAAAAGTAACAAGGGATTTTAG
- a CDS encoding arylsulfatase — protein MKRVIFLLLITIASLNISCTAEKKTEKQPNIIYILADDMGYGDLSCYGQKDFKTPNIDKLASQGMKFTQHYSGSTVCAPSRCALMTGQHTGHTSIRGNKELKFEGQTPMTGSSVTIAEILKDAGYATGAFGKWGLGFIGSEGDAVNQGFDKFYGYNCQRMAHRYYPPYLWDNQEKDYLEGNDWTNTVTYAPDVVQEKTLEFIEENKNQPFFAYVPLIQPHAELIVPADSILDKFLGKFDEPTLEENPQPKASDYGKNIEQSRYCLQKNPKAVYASMVYRIDVYVGQIMSKLEKLGIADNTIVMFASDNGPHAAGGANPKYFNSAAGFKGMKRDLYEGGIRTAFIAKWPNKIKAGSTTDHVSAFWDFLPTCAEIVGAKVENDIDGISFLPTLLGKENQKKHEYLYWEFNSKGGRKALRMGDWKAVLYNINSKKKESKLELYNLAVDKAEKNDVADQYPEIVEKVKGLMKKAHTNNETFPI, from the coding sequence ATGAAACGTGTGATATTTTTATTGCTGATTACAATAGCATCATTGAATATATCTTGTACAGCAGAAAAAAAAACAGAAAAACAACCAAATATCATTTACATTTTAGCCGATGATATGGGATACGGAGATTTAAGCTGTTATGGGCAAAAAGACTTCAAAACACCAAATATCGATAAGCTAGCCTCTCAGGGAATGAAATTTACTCAACATTATAGTGGGTCAACAGTTTGTGCTCCATCACGTTGTGCTTTAATGACAGGTCAGCATACAGGACATACATCTATTCGTGGAAATAAGGAGTTGAAATTTGAAGGTCAAACTCCAATGACAGGAAGTTCTGTTACCATAGCAGAAATTTTGAAAGATGCAGGTTATGCTACAGGAGCATTTGGAAAATGGGGATTGGGATTTATTGGATCTGAAGGGGATGCAGTTAATCAAGGTTTCGATAAATTCTATGGTTACAATTGTCAGCGTATGGCCCATCGCTATTATCCGCCATATTTATGGGATAATCAGGAAAAAGATTATCTGGAAGGTAATGATTGGACGAATACTGTTACTTACGCTCCAGATGTTGTACAAGAAAAAACATTGGAATTTATCGAGGAAAATAAAAATCAGCCATTTTTTGCTTATGTGCCATTAATTCAGCCGCATGCCGAGTTAATTGTGCCTGCCGATTCAATTTTAGATAAATTTTTGGGCAAATTCGATGAGCCAACATTGGAAGAAAATCCGCAACCAAAAGCTTCTGATTATGGAAAAAATATTGAGCAGAGCAGATATTGTCTTCAGAAGAATCCCAAAGCAGTATATGCATCAATGGTATACCGAATTGATGTTTATGTAGGTCAAATAATGTCAAAATTAGAGAAATTAGGAATTGCTGATAATACAATTGTAATGTTTGCCAGTGATAATGGTCCTCACGCTGCAGGTGGTGCAAACCCTAAGTATTTTAACAGTGCTGCTGGATTTAAAGGAATGAAACGAGATTTGTACGAAGGTGGAATCAGAACTGCGTTTATAGCCAAATGGCCTAATAAAATTAAGGCAGGATCAACTACTGATCATGTTTCTGCTTTTTGGGATTTCTTACCTACGTGTGCAGAAATTGTGGGTGCAAAAGTTGAAAATGATATTGATGGAATTTCATTTCTTCCAACTTTATTAGGGAAAGAAAATCAAAAGAAACATGAATATCTGTACTGGGAATTTAACTCAAAAGGCGGTCGAAAAGCCTTAAGAATGGGCGATTGGAAAGCTGTTTTGTATAATATCAATAGCAAAAAGAAGGAATCAAAATTAGAGTTGTATAATCTGGCTGTGGATAAGGCAGAAAAGAATGATGTGGCAGATCAATATCCCGAAATTGTTGAGAAAGTAAAAGGCTTAATGAAGAAAGCACATACCAACAATGAGACGTTTCCAATTTAA
- a CDS encoding sulfatase, with the protein MKLIIFKVLLILMVQSIALSSCTSNQQNKPNILWIFSEDLSPFMGCYGDSINAGHTPAIDRFASEGVLFKRAYAMSPVCSPCRSAIITGVMPTTTGTHNHRSSRTVNGEIVPEELRINLPDYITTLPELMKEAGYFTFNSGKDDYNFHYDRTKLYDVGNATDYVPGMNGWQGNHAEHTLSITEDTWNARSDKNQPWFGQIEIMGGKRDYKYVREGEKLAENDVPLPPYFPNIKSQRQAWTKHYNAARGSDVQVEKILKQLEADGELENTIVFFFSDHGSNTSLRHKQFCYEDGMLVPLMVKGNHPALKAGTVRNDLVSLLDVTATTLSMAGAKVPDYYEGQDLFADNYQPAEYVFGSRDRCDYSIDRIRTVRSDKYRYIRNFYPERPMMQAGYRDHTKMVKDMHKLHKEGKLTPYQEQHWFGVRPNEELYDIEADPFEMNNLALNPDFKSVLEKHRSVLNKWMKETDDKGQYPEPAVQLKATYDLWKDRPRFRDAKVNPEYDQFKTK; encoded by the coding sequence ATGAAATTAATTATTTTTAAGGTGTTACTAATACTAATGGTGCAAAGCATTGCGCTGAGTTCTTGCACAAGTAATCAACAAAATAAGCCAAATATTCTTTGGATATTTTCTGAAGATTTGTCTCCATTTATGGGATGTTACGGCGATTCGATTAATGCTGGGCATACGCCTGCAATTGATAGATTTGCTTCGGAAGGTGTGTTGTTTAAAAGAGCTTATGCTATGTCTCCAGTATGTTCTCCTTGCAGATCTGCAATTATTACTGGTGTTATGCCAACAACTACAGGAACACACAATCATCGTTCAAGTCGTACTGTAAATGGCGAAATTGTACCCGAAGAATTAAGAATTAATTTGCCTGATTATATTACTACTCTTCCTGAATTAATGAAGGAGGCTGGTTACTTTACTTTTAATAGTGGTAAGGATGATTACAATTTCCATTATGATCGTACTAAGTTGTATGATGTTGGTAACGCCACAGACTATGTACCCGGAATGAATGGTTGGCAGGGGAATCACGCAGAACATACACTCTCCATTACCGAGGATACTTGGAATGCAAGATCAGATAAAAATCAGCCGTGGTTCGGACAGATTGAAATAATGGGAGGTAAACGTGACTATAAATATGTAAGAGAAGGGGAAAAATTAGCAGAGAATGATGTTCCATTACCTCCCTATTTCCCAAATATAAAATCGCAACGACAAGCGTGGACTAAACATTACAACGCAGCTAGAGGTTCTGATGTGCAGGTAGAGAAAATTTTAAAACAGTTAGAAGCTGATGGCGAATTGGAAAATACCATTGTCTTTTTCTTTTCAGATCATGGTAGCAACACATCATTGCGTCACAAGCAATTTTGTTATGAGGATGGAATGTTGGTTCCATTAATGGTGAAAGGAAATCATCCCGCTTTAAAAGCAGGAACAGTTCGAAACGATTTGGTTTCATTACTTGATGTTACTGCAACTACCTTATCAATGGCAGGAGCAAAAGTTCCGGATTATTATGAGGGACAAGATTTGTTTGCAGATAATTATCAACCAGCAGAATATGTGTTTGGTTCTCGCGATAGATGTGATTATAGCATAGACAGGATTCGTACTGTTCGTTCAGATAAGTATCGTTATATCAGAAACTTTTATCCGGAAAGACCTATGATGCAAGCAGGGTATCGAGACCATACCAAAATGGTTAAAGATATGCACAAATTGCATAAAGAAGGTAAACTAACTCCCTATCAGGAACAGCATTGGTTTGGTGTTCGTCCTAACGAGGAATTATACGATATTGAAGCAGATCCTTTCGAAATGAATAATTTGGCTTTGAATCCAGATTTTAAATCTGTTTTAGAGAAGCATAGAAGTGTGCTCAACAAATGGATGAAAGAAACCGACGATAAAGGACAATATCCAGAACCTGCAGTTCAGCTAAAAGCAACTTACGATTTATGGAAAGATCGTCCACGCTTTCGCGATGCTAAAGTAAATCCTGAATATGATCAATTCAAGACTAAATAA